A single window of Cryptococcus depauperatus CBS 7841 chromosome 2, complete sequence DNA harbors:
- a CDS encoding calcium/proton exchanger: protein MSQETSPLLPSQSTNGIRGSKPFDPLGSSKHLILGSWINLLLIFVPISLIAEVVHMSAVARFTTSFLAIVPLAKLLGDSTEQLSMKLGQTLGGLLNATFGNAIELIVAIAALVQNELRLVQTSLLGSVLSNLLLVLGMSFFASGFFFYESTFQMTAAQASSSLMTLACITLILPAAYHLSLTEESQSTIRTLLEERIPNSSDKSIHGLLILSRGTAIILLITYLGYLYFQLHTHTALFEAEDEQEETETASMDQWSAGGWLVSITVVTAFCADVLVGSIDETARDWKIPKKFIGLILLPLVGNAAEHVTSVWMACKGKMELTIGVSVGSSIQIAAGMIPLLVIIAWPLQKNLTLFFASFETIVLFVSVLLVNLLLQDGRTNYMEGVMLISLYLVIALSYLV from the exons ATGTCGCAAGAAACGTCACCTCTCCTCCCTTCTCAGAGTACAAATGGTATCAGAGGTTCAAAACCTTTTGATCCTCTTGGATCTTCTAAACATCTGATACTCGGCTCATGGATTAACTTGCTCTTGATTTTTGTTCCCATCAGTCTAATTG CTGAAGTTGTTCATATGAGCGCCGTAGCACGTTTcacaacatcttttttaGCAATTGTGCCACTGGCCAAG CTCCTTGGAGACAGTACGGAGCAACTGTCAATGAAACTTGGTCAAACACTTGGAGGTCTGCTCAACGCCAC ATTCGGCAACGCTATAGAGCTCATTGTAGCTATTGCAGCTCTTGTTCAAA atgagttGCGACTTGTTCAAACCTCTCTCTTAGGCAGCGTTTTATCTAATCTGCTCCTGGTCCTTGGGATGAGCTTCTTTGC ATCTggatttttcttttatgAATCAACTTTCCAAATGACAGCGGCCCAAGCCAGTTCATCTCTGATGACACTTGCTTGTATAACGCTCATTCTTCCTGCTGCCT ATCATTTATCACTTACTGAAGAATCACAATCAACCATTCGAACACTGCTTGAAGAGCGCATACCAAATTCTTCGGACAAGTCGATACATGGTTTACTCATCCTCTCGCGTGGAACGGCTATTATACTACTCATCACGTATCTTGGTTACTTATATTTTCAGCTTCACACCCATACTGCTCTGTTCGAAGCTGAAGACGAACAGGAAGAAACTGAAACAGCATCAATGGATCAGTGGAGTGCTGGTGGATGGTTGGTCTCCATAACTGTTGTCACTGCTTTTTGCGCGGATGTTTTGGTGGGAAGTATAGATGAGACCGCCCGAGATTGGAAGATACCCAAAAA GTTCATTGGGCTCATTCTCTTACCTTTGGTCGGTAATGCTGCTGAACATGTCACATCTGTTTGGATGGCCTGCAAAGGTAAAATGGAGCTCACCATCGGAGTGAGTGTTGGGTCTAGCATTCAGATAGCAGCTGGTATGATCCCTCTTTTGGTTATCATTGCTTGGCCACTTCAGAAGAATCTTACTCTATTCTTT GCAAGCTTCGAAACCATCGTTTTGTTTGTTTCAGTCCTGCTTGTCAATCTACTTTTACAAGATG GTCGCACCAACTACATGGAGGGTGTCATGT TAATCTCTTTGTATTTGGTCATTGCTCTCAGCTATTTGGTATAA